One Sodalinema gerasimenkoae IPPAS B-353 DNA segment encodes these proteins:
- a CDS encoding type II toxin-antitoxin system HicB family antitoxin has product MNSVIVFEVFQEEDGGFVAECLTENVFTQGDSWEALCANVNGAVKGYYFDTLSFPQAKLHLSNKFNKKL; this is encoded by the coding sequence ATGAATTCGGTGATTGTTTTTGAGGTATTTCAGGAAGAAGATGGTGGGTTTGTCGCTGAATGCTTAACTGAGAATGTTTTTACTCAGGGGGATAGCTGGGAAGCGTTATGTGCGAATGTTAATGGGGCAGTCAAAGGATATTATTTTGATACATTAAGCTTTCCTCAAGCTAAGCTTCATTTGAGCAATAAGTTCAACAAGAAACTCTAG
- a CDS encoding UPF0175 family protein, protein MNQRTLQLNLPNTIEQSDEELRLLIAAKLYENGTLTSGQAADLAGLSKRNFIERIGDYDVSLFSTSVEDLESDITNA, encoded by the coding sequence ATGAATCAGCGTACTTTACAGCTCAATTTGCCTAATACCATTGAACAAAGCGATGAAGAATTGCGGTTGTTGATAGCAGCAAAATTGTATGAAAATGGAACGTTGACGTCAGGACAAGCCGCAGACTTGGCAGGGTTAAGCAAAAGAAACTTTATTGAACGTATTGGTGATTATGACGTGTCGCTGTTCAGTACGTCGGTTGAGGATTTAGAGTCGGATATTACTAATGCCTAA
- a CDS encoding DUF3368 domain-containing protein, which yields MPNVVISDASCLIVLSNIGELDLLSLLYGQVYITPEIEREFGEDLPSWIIVETVQDKACQKRLEITLDVGEASAIALAIEKKDSLVILDDLKARKVAKKFKLILTGTLGVVGKAKERGYCEKIKPIIQKIGQSNFRISPQVMSDLLSRHGEE from the coding sequence ATGCCTAATGTTGTTATTTCCGATGCGAGTTGCTTGATTGTCCTCAGCAACATTGGAGAATTAGATCTGTTGTCTCTGCTTTATGGTCAGGTTTACATTACGCCTGAGATAGAACGGGAATTTGGAGAAGATTTGCCCAGTTGGATAATTGTTGAGACAGTTCAAGATAAAGCTTGTCAAAAACGTCTTGAAATAACATTAGATGTTGGAGAAGCATCGGCAATTGCTTTAGCGATAGAGAAGAAGGATTCGTTGGTTATTTTAGATGATTTAAAAGCCAGAAAAGTTGCGAAAAAATTTAAGCTTATATTGACAGGAACTCTAGGGGTGGTTGGTAAAGCAAAAGAGCGGGGATATTGCGAGAAAATCAAACCAATTATCCAGAAAATTGGACAAAGCAATTTTCGGATTTCTCCGCAGGTCATGAGTGACTTGTTGTCAAGGCATGGGGAAGAGTGA